The following are from one region of the Quercus robur chromosome 1, dhQueRobu3.1, whole genome shotgun sequence genome:
- the LOC126717385 gene encoding PR5-like receptor kinase encodes MTKCFNNKLGQGGYGCVYKGQLQDGCFVAVKVLKELKGNGEEFINEVASISRTSHVNIVTLKGFCFEGSKRALIYELMPNGSLEKFIYKGNPSNSDHQLGWETLYNIAIGIARGLEYLHRGCNTQILHFDIKPHNILLDENFCPKISDFGLAKICPREKSIISMVGARGTTGYIAPEVLSRTFGGISHKSDVYSYGMMVLEMVGGRKNVDVTVDFSSQIYFPHWIYKHLELNEELGLLRLSKEGDENNARKMIIVSLWCIQTDPSNRPSMSRVVEMLEGSLNSLQIPPKPFLFSPPRRSPQDSSIEMVSIQ; translated from the coding sequence ATGACCAAGTgctttaataataaattaggCCAAGGGGGCTATGGTTGTGTCTATAAAGGGCAATTACAAGATGGTTGTTTTGTGGCAGTGAAGgttttgaaagaattgaaagGTAATGGAGAGGAATTCATTAACGAGGTTGCAAGTATTAGTAGGACTTCCCATGTTAACATCGTCACTCTTAAGGGATTTTGCTTTGAGGGATCTAAAAGAGCTCTTATCTATGAGCTTATGCCTAATGGATCTCTTGAGAAGTTCATATATAAAGGAAATCCTTCAAATTCTGATCATCAACTGGGGTGGGAAACATTATACAACATTGCAATTGGCATTGCACGAGGCTTAGAGTACTTGCATAGAGGTTGCAACacacaaattttgcattttgacaTAAAGCCTCACAACATTCTATTAGATGAGAACTTCTGCCCAAAAATTTCTGATTTTGGCCTCGCAAAAATATGTCCTAGAGAAAAGAGTATTATATCAATGGTGGGTGCAAGGGGGACCACAGGATATATAGCTCCAGAAGTGCTTAGTAGAACTTTTGGAGGGATCTCTCACAAGTCAGATGTCTATAGCTATGGAATGATGGTCTTAGAAATGGTGGGAGGCCGAAAGAATGTTGATGTTACTGTTGATTTTTCAAGTCAAATATATTTTCCACATTGGATTTACAAGCATCTTGAACTAAATGAAGAATTAGGACTGCTCCGCCTTTCAAAGGAAGGAGATGAAAACAATGCAAGGAAGATGATAATAGTGAGTTTGTGGTGCATACAAACTGACCCCTCAAACCGACCATCAATGAGTAGAGTGGTGGAAATGTTGGAAGGGAGTCTCAACTCCTTGCAAATCCCCCCCAAACCTTTCCTGTTTTCTCCACCAAGAAGATCACCGCAAGATTCTTCAATTGAAATGGTATCAATACAATAG